The following are encoded together in the Salmonella enterica subsp. enterica serovar Choleraesuis genome:
- the hyfB gene encoding hydrogenase 4 subunit B — MDSLQLLMWSVILYAAGGVLSLLLARQERMAIAASGIFAMGGGILGVCSALPVIMDGVVRTWQAAGPFPFAAFSVRMDGLAAFMVLVISLLVTLCALYSFSYLREYLGKGVGAMGFFMNLFIASMVGLVVMDNGFWFIVLFEMMSLASWFLVIAEQDKESVSAGLLYFFIAHAGSVLIMVAFFLMWRESGSLEFASFRSLRFSPAIASSAFLLAFFGFGAKAGMLPLHSWLPRAHPAAPSHASALMSGVMVKIGIFGIIKVGIDLLGATSMWWGVVVLAFGAVSSVLGVLYALAEHDIKRLLAWHTVENIGIILMGVGVGMIGIATSHPLLAAIGLLGALFHLLNHAVFKGLLFLGAGAVIYRVHTRDMEKMGGLAKLMPWTAGAFLIGCMAISALPPLNGFISEWYTYQSLFSMTQIDSFTLRLAGPIAIVMLAITGALAAMCFVKVYGISFCGGARSEQAEHAREVPWPMVVAMCLLALLCVALGVGSSVVVPHLLQVVHSLTNAESVQAAHGALLMPGHSSQAMLTPSVIFLLLLVLPVLPGVFWLMNRKSQGPFRRKGEPWACGYGWEAEMAASAGSFTQPLRVMFSTLYRMRKQLDPSASMARSLESVTGAAARVEPFWDEQIIYPLVRGVRRVGSWVQRLQSGDFRLYCLYVVAALVILLLIVAV, encoded by the coding sequence ATGGATTCTCTGCAATTGTTGATGTGGTCGGTGATTCTTTACGCGGCGGGTGGCGTGCTGTCGCTACTGCTGGCGCGTCAGGAGCGCATGGCCATCGCCGCTTCCGGCATTTTCGCCATGGGCGGCGGTATTCTCGGGGTGTGCAGCGCGTTGCCGGTCATTATGGATGGCGTGGTACGCACCTGGCAGGCCGCCGGACCATTTCCGTTTGCCGCGTTTAGCGTTCGCATGGATGGTCTGGCCGCATTTATGGTGCTGGTGATTTCACTGCTGGTCACGCTTTGCGCGCTCTACTCATTTTCTTACCTGCGTGAATATCTGGGTAAAGGCGTGGGGGCGATGGGGTTCTTTATGAACCTGTTTATCGCTTCAATGGTTGGTCTGGTGGTCATGGACAACGGCTTCTGGTTCATCGTGCTGTTCGAGATGATGTCGCTGGCGTCGTGGTTCCTGGTTATCGCCGAACAGGATAAAGAATCGGTTTCGGCAGGCCTGCTGTACTTCTTCATCGCCCACGCCGGTTCAGTGCTGATTATGGTGGCCTTCTTCCTGATGTGGCGCGAAAGCGGCAGCCTGGAGTTTGCAAGCTTCCGGTCGCTGCGTTTCAGCCCGGCTATCGCTTCCTCGGCTTTCCTGCTGGCTTTCTTTGGTTTTGGGGCCAAGGCCGGGATGCTGCCGCTACACAGCTGGCTGCCGCGCGCGCACCCGGCGGCACCGTCGCATGCTTCGGCGCTGATGTCTGGCGTGATGGTCAAAATCGGTATCTTCGGGATTATTAAAGTGGGTATCGACCTGCTGGGCGCAACCTCTATGTGGTGGGGCGTCGTGGTGCTGGCTTTCGGCGCAGTCTCTTCGGTGCTGGGGGTGCTGTATGCCCTGGCCGAGCACGATATCAAGCGTCTGCTGGCCTGGCATACCGTGGAAAACATCGGGATTATCCTGATGGGCGTTGGCGTTGGGATGATTGGCATCGCCACTTCTCATCCGCTGCTGGCGGCTATCGGGCTGCTGGGTGCGCTATTCCACCTGCTCAACCACGCCGTGTTCAAAGGTCTGCTGTTCCTGGGGGCCGGTGCGGTTATCTATCGGGTTCATACCCGCGATATGGAAAAAATGGGCGGACTGGCGAAGCTGATGCCGTGGACCGCTGGCGCGTTTCTGATTGGCTGTATGGCTATTTCGGCGCTGCCGCCGCTCAATGGCTTTATCAGTGAGTGGTACACCTATCAGTCGCTGTTTTCGATGACTCAGATTGACTCCTTCACCCTGCGCCTGGCAGGCCCTATCGCAATCGTCATGCTGGCGATTACCGGGGCGCTGGCGGCGATGTGCTTCGTCAAAGTGTATGGCATCAGCTTCTGCGGCGGGGCGCGCAGCGAGCAGGCTGAACACGCTCGTGAAGTGCCGTGGCCGATGGTGGTGGCAATGTGCCTGCTGGCGCTGCTGTGCGTAGCGCTGGGCGTGGGTTCCAGTGTTGTGGTGCCACATCTATTGCAGGTGGTGCACTCGCTGACTAACGCCGAGTCGGTACAGGCCGCCCACGGGGCGCTGCTGATGCCGGGTCACAGCAGCCAGGCAATGCTGACACCTTCCGTTATCTTCCTGCTGCTGCTGGTTCTTCCAGTGTTGCCGGGCGTGTTCTGGCTGATGAATCGTAAAAGCCAGGGGCCATTCCGCCGCAAAGGGGAGCCATGGGCCTGCGGTTACGGTTGGGAAGCTGAGATGGCGGCATCCGCCGGAAGCTTCACCCAGCCACTGCGCGTGATGTTCTCTACGTTATACCGCATGCGTAAGCAGCTTGATCCGAGCGCTTCGATGGCGCGCAGTCTCGAGTCGGTTACCGGCGCGGCGGCACGCGTTGAGCCGTTCTGGGATGAGCAGATTATCTATCCGCTGGTGCGCGGTGTGCGCCGGGTAGGTAGCTGGGTGCAGCGTCTGCAAAGCGGGGACTTCCGGCTCTATTGCCTGTATGTCGTCGCGGCGCTGGTCATCTTGCTGCTGATAGTTGCGGTCTGA
- the hyfA gene encoding electron transporter: MNRFVIADPQWCIGCNTCLAACSQAHKEQGLQQHPRLTMVRTGELTSPVLCRHCEDAPCERVCPVNAISFTNDSVLLNESLCIGCKLCGLACPFGAITPAGSKPLNVPSQYQYYVPASLLSDVPDSPASMDPYLSWNAGVRAIAVKCDLCAFRDEGPACVSACPTNALHLVTDEALEAQTRERRLMAANSLSEALFSTQPEQE, from the coding sequence ATGAACCGCTTTGTTATTGCGGATCCCCAGTGGTGTATAGGATGTAACACCTGCCTGGCGGCCTGCTCGCAGGCGCACAAGGAGCAGGGGCTGCAACAACATCCCCGGCTGACTATGGTGCGTACCGGCGAGCTGACCTCCCCGGTGTTATGTCGTCACTGCGAAGATGCGCCCTGCGAGCGCGTGTGTCCGGTGAATGCCATCAGCTTCACCAACGACAGCGTGCTGCTTAATGAAAGCCTGTGTATTGGTTGCAAGCTGTGCGGACTGGCCTGTCCGTTTGGCGCTATCACCCCTGCGGGCAGTAAGCCGCTGAATGTCCCTTCTCAGTATCAGTATTACGTCCCCGCTTCTCTATTAAGCGATGTTCCGGATAGCCCGGCGTCGATGGATCCCTACCTGAGCTGGAATGCCGGAGTACGCGCGATAGCTGTGAAGTGCGACCTGTGCGCATTCCGCGATGAAGGCCCGGCCTGCGTGAGCGCCTGCCCGACCAATGCCCTGCATCTGGTGACCGATGAGGCGCTGGAGGCTCAGACGCGCGAACGCCGACTGATGGCCGCCAACAGCCTGTCGGAAGCGCTGTTCTCCACCCAACCCGAGCAGGAGTGA
- the hypA gene encoding protein HypA — MHEITLCQRALEIIEQQAQLHGAQRITGVWLEVGAFSCVESSAMEFCFELVCRDTIAEGCQLHLSQQDAECWCPECQDYVTLLSSKVKRCPRCQCDRLRISGDESLQIKRLEIEQETQHV; from the coding sequence ATGCACGAAATCACGCTTTGTCAGCGGGCACTGGAAATCATCGAGCAACAGGCGCAACTCCACGGCGCACAGCGCATTACCGGCGTCTGGCTCGAAGTAGGCGCGTTTTCCTGCGTGGAAAGCAGCGCTATGGAATTCTGCTTTGAGCTGGTGTGCCGCGATACCATCGCCGAAGGCTGCCAACTCCATCTGAGCCAGCAGGACGCTGAATGCTGGTGTCCTGAATGCCAGGATTACGTCACCCTGCTTAGCTCGAAAGTGAAGCGCTGTCCGCGCTGCCAGTGCGACCGGCTACGCATCAGCGGTGACGAAAGCCTGCAAATCAAACGCCTGGAAATCGAACAGGAGACTCAACATGTGTAG